The proteins below come from a single Fundulus heteroclitus isolate FHET01 unplaced genomic scaffold, MU-UCD_Fhet_4.1 scaffold_164, whole genome shotgun sequence genomic window:
- the LOC118558847 gene encoding uncharacterized protein C14orf93-like translates to MRAEAAKNSARSRARRKRLQESRQSVLADEEVELWMSATVDLMSDEEDGVVGGVSGWIVPPSFRRPDLSELCVKLQSRLEATPKYRAMHSRRLHIGPASERTPPAVAYNPEEAHGQFTEL, encoded by the exons ATGCGGGCGGAAGCTGCCAAGAattcagctcggagtcgagcgagaagaaagagg ctgcaggaATCGAGGCAGAGCGTGCTAGCTGATGAGGAAGTGGAACTCTGGATGTCCGCCACCGTCGACCTCATGTCTGACGAGGAAGATGGCGTCGTTGgcggggtctctggatggattgtaccgccgtcatttcgtaggccggatctctctgaactctgtgtgaagctgcagtcccggttagaggcgacgccgaagtacagagccatgcacagcaggcgtctgcacatcggacctgcctcggaaagaacgccgccagcagTTGCCTACAACCCAGAGGAGGCgcacggacagttcacggagttaTAG